One Pygocentrus nattereri isolate fPygNat1 chromosome 12, fPygNat1.pri, whole genome shotgun sequence DNA window includes the following coding sequences:
- the alg11 gene encoding GDP-Man:Man(3)GlcNAc(2)-PP-Dol alpha-1,2-mannosyltransferase encodes MSGHDHLSFCLCDLIRLLWSLLLPCFCLCLVLTGLLFLLIVGVRAWLQSNRKARRARDRRPAVAFFHPYCNAGGGGERVLWCAIRALQNRYQDVDFVVYTGDQGVTDEQILNGARRRFNIRLPRPVRFIFLKHRLLVEASLYPHFTLLGQSIGSLFLGWEALTSFTPDLYIDSMGYAFTLPVFRYLGGCRVGSYVHYPTISTDMLSVVRERNPRFNNADYITSNPVLSALKVVYYCAFALLYGLAGSCSDVVMVNSTWTLGHILALWRAPNRTSVVYPPCDVQAFLDIPLEDEEEQDAGKKCHSVVSVAQFRPEKDHQLQIRAFRKLLNGKEAEPGGRESVKLVLIGGCRNQEDEDRVLMLRGLCQELGVGDRVEFKLNIPFEELKKELVEATIGLHTMWNEHFGIGVVECMAAGTVILAHKSGGPKLDIVVPHDGGPTGFLADDEDSYAEAMERILSLTPSARLDIRRRARQSVTRFSDHEFEASFLAAVEPLMGTLER; translated from the exons ATGTCGGGCCACGAtcatctctccttctgtctgtgTGATTTAATCAG GTTGCTGTGGTCTCTGCTGTTACCCTGTTTCTGCCTGTGCCTTGTTCTTACGGGGTTGCTGTTCCTGCTGATCGTGGGAGTGCGGGCGTGGCTCCAGTCCAACAGGAAAGCACGGAGAGCTCGCGATAGACGGCCTGCAGTCGCATTCTTCCACCCATATTGCAACGctggaggtggaggagagagagtgctgtggtgtgctatAAGAGCCCTGCAGAATAG GTACCAAGATGTGGATTTTGTAGTCTACACTGGAGACCAGGGTGTGACAGATGAGCAGATTCTGAATGGCGCCCGTCGCCGATTCAATATCCGTCTACCACGGCCTGTCCGCTTCATCTTCCTGAAACATCGCCTTCTAGTGGAAGCCAGTCTGTATCCGCACTTCACTCTGCTGGGTCAGAGTATTGGCTCGCTTTTCCTGGGCTGGGAGGCGCTCACATCCTTCACTCCGGACCTGTACATTGACTCCATGGGCTACGCCTTCACCCTGCCTGTGTTCCGCTACCTGGGCGGCTGCAGAGTAGGCAGCTACGTCCACTACCCCACCATCAGCACGGACATGCTCTCTGTGGTCCGGGAGAGGAACCCCAG GTTCAACAACGCAGACTACATCACCAGTAACCCTGTGCTGAGTGCCCTGAAGGTggtttattactgtgcctttgcGCTGCTATATGGGCTGGCCGGCTCTTGCAGCGATGTGGTCATGGTCAACTCCACCTGGACGCTGGGCCACATCCTTGCCCTTTGGCGCGCCCCCAATCGCACCAGCGTGGTGTATCCACCCTGCGACGTCCAGGCGTTCCTCGACATCCCTCTGGAGGATGAAGAGGAACAGGATGCGGGTAAGAAGTGCCACTCCGTGGTGTCGGTAGCCCAGTTCCGGCCAGAGAAGGACCACCAGCTACAGATCAGGGCCTTCCGGAAACTTCTGAACGGGAAAGAGGCGGAGCCTGGAGGGAGGGAGTCTGTGAAACTGGTGCTGATTGGAGGATGTCGGAACCAGGAAGATGAGGACAGGGTGCTGATGCTGAGGGGGCTGTGCCAAGAGCTGGGTGTGGGTGACAGAGTGGAGTTCAAACTCAACATTCCATTTGAGGAGCTGAAGAAGGAATTGGTGGAGGCTACGATCGGCCTGCACACCATGTGGAACGAACATTTTGGCATCG gtGTGGTTGAGTGCATGGCTGCAGGGACAGTCATCCTGGCCCACAAATCTGGTGGGCCCAAGCTGGACATTGTGGTACCACACGATGGTGGTCCAACAGGCTTTCTGGCTGATGATGAGGACAGTTATGCTGAGGCCATGGAGCGGATCCTCAGCCTGACACCCAGTGCACGCCTGGACATCCGGAGAAGAGCACGGCAATCAGTCACACGCTTTTCTGACCATGAGTTTGAGGCATCTTTCCTGGCAGCAGTGGAGCCACTGATGGGCACTCTGGAGCGATGA